A window of Sphaeramia orbicularis chromosome 8, fSphaOr1.1, whole genome shotgun sequence genomic DNA:
ggagggggaggtgtgatggtgtgggggtgctttgctggtgacgctgttggggatttattcaagattgaaggcaacctgaatcagcatggctaccacagcatcctgaagtgacatgccattccatctggtttgcgtttagttggaccatcatttatgtttcaaaaggacaatgaccccaaacacacctccaggctgtgtgagggatatttgaccaagaaggagagtgatggagtgctgcgccagatgacctggcctccacagtcaccggacctgaacccaatcgagatggtttggggtgagctggaccacagagtgaaggcaaaagggccaacaagtgctaagcatctctgggaacttcttcaagactgttaggaaaccatttcaggtgactacctcttgaagctcatcaagagaatgccaagagtgtgcaaaacagtcatcagagctaagggtggctactttgaagaaactagaatataagagatgttttcagttatttcacacttttttgttaagtacataattccacatgtgttcattcatagttttgatgccttcagtgagaatctacaatgtaaatagtcatgaaaataaagaaaatgcaaagaatgagaaggtgtgtccaaacttttggcctgtactgtatgtggccAACAATAAGTAAGGAGGAGGCCGTTTTAtctaaacaaagcaaaaacaatgTCGTCCACTAGCTTCTCCTTTTAAGAGTTGCTTTTCACTTTAGAACCAAAATTAACCAAAATGGTCATCAGCACAGTAAAGAAAAAACAGTTTGAGGTCAAGTCCAATTCTTTCAGAGATGTCAGCTAAAGTTAGCGTGGCTACTCAGCTAGTCTTGGCCTCTCTcatcttagaatagaatagaatagaatagaatagaatagaatagaatagaatagaacagaacagaatagaatagaattgaatctGTCTCCCTCTTCTCAACACCAAAAGGGTCATAACTTTGACCCATTTCACCttcaaaatgagtgaaaaaatatTAAGAGAGGTGAAAATCACAGCAGGTTTGGTCATGttaaagctgcagagacatcaaCAGTCACTCCAGGCCAGAGGTTCTGGCTGTGTATGTCTGTCTGATTTGCAAATTTTCATAGTTTTATTTGACTTTCACCGCAGATGTCCACATGTGTGAAAAAATATCCCATGGTGGTCTACTGGATCAGGGCTTTGGCTCTTTAATTGTACTTCAGGTATGTACAGGCCAATCTTTACTGGTCTAATATGGTAGCGATGTTAATGTAGGTTCCCATGGCCAGTGTggtctgtaaatgtgtgtctattGTAAAACGTGGATGTCCAATCATAGATATATTCAATAAATACCCATGAGTACTTTAGAGTAATTTTAGGAATGAATGCTGATTGTGTCCTATCACCAAATGTTACCAACTCTTTTGTCTAGTTTGACAAAAGACACTTAATGTTGATTTTACTTTTAATTTGTCTCATGTCTGTTTTTGAAAGAGTCCAAACTGGAGCTGTAAAAGTAAAGGGTGAATCTAAAAGGTTGCAACCAACTATAGATTCACATACTGAACATTCCCTGTGAGCTCCAGTATTGACCACAAAGGGGCTTGTGGCATAGCAGTGCTGTTATAAGTCTCCAAAAAGCCCTACCACACATTGTGTTGGATCTCTGCTGGCCCAAGTCAAAATATTCACGAGCAATTCGTCCATGAGTGACAGTACGCTACGCTACACATTTTGTGGTTCACACATGCTCTGTCCCTCCATTTGCTGTAGTCCCCATGGAAACGCCACTAAGCCTTCTTTAATTGCCTCGTAAATATTTGTCCAGGGTGTGACAGCGCCCCTTACATCTCTGATTCGAAGCCACTGATTAAAGGCCTTCAGCTTTGATTTCATGCTGGTGTTAGACTTGAGATTATTGCTGTGGAGCATTCAGTATGGTTGTGTTTCGCTAATGGAAGAAAGCACTCACCCGTGCACACACTTCACAGCACCACTGCTCAGACCAGGCCTCTGCATGCTATTAAGTCACTTAACTCTACTGGACCTGCTCAGAAATGCCTAGAAGCACTAGTCGCCTTCATCTCTATTTTCTGCTGCACTGTCATATGTCAGCTCTGTCGCCATGGTTCTTGTACTTCCTCCTGCTTTTGGCTTGGACAGTGGCGCCTCAGACATTGTCACTGTGGGAGATAAATGGAGGATTGGGTTAAATATGAAAAGTGGTTGATGGGTTTGTGGAACGCGGGTCAGCATTAAAGCAAGTCCCACTACTGTCACAGCAGAGTATGGAAGTTGTCAGGATGATTTAAGACCAAGGCTGTCTCTGTCACAGATCGTTATTCATCGAGGGAGCTCAGTTTGAGTTTATGCCAGCATCTCTGGGTGCTGTAGGCTCTCACACAGATGAGCCTCACAGTTGCAGTCCATTAAGGTGTCATCAGCCTGGAGACACGTCAGCTTTGGGCTCACGGGGAGTTTGGACTGAACATGTTTAGTCACCTGACTAAAACCTCTGCTCCTCATTAAGTGAACGATAAAGCTTCCAGCATCCAGCAACAATGGCTATTTTGGATCAGAGAAATTTCTAAACTGCAATGACTTTATATGTGTCTCTCAGGACCACCAGGGAGTCCATGCTTAATAAAACTGATGGTGATTATAGTGCCTAATTAAATTTATTTGCACTGTGAGCTCTTGGATCATTAGTGTTAAATCATGTAGTGCTGTCTGCTGGTGGAGCTCATTTGACATTAACATGTTCTTTTCCTCATGTCAGCCACCTGTAGATCTCTATTTCAACTAAATtcaaggaatttttaaaaaaaaatgcttccaAAGCTGACATGATACTACAGCACTAACCAAGCACGCTGACCcccaaaaaatgagaaaaaaggtacACCACACTCTACCAACCTGTCCAAAAACAGTATAGAAAGTAATCTGGAAACCATGCAACATTCAGACTATGGAACTTCCTCTTCACTGCCTGATTACCTAACCAAAAAGCTAACTGAATGTCTCAACCCTAGTCTTCATGCATAGTGCTGGTGGGAAATTTAAACACAGAGACCACTTACCCAGCCAGGCAACCTTAAAATGGCAACCCACTTAGGCAGTCATGGCAGTGTACCCAAAGCAAAAGTGCTGCGGCCTCACTTATGCAAAAAATAAGAAAGGGAAATAACAGAGAAGAGACGCATTAGTGAGGCTGTCACTCGTGTGAtatgcagacaaacacacactcacaagtTTTACAGAATCTGGATTGTGTCACTGTGTTGTGCGTCTCTGACTCTGTCCTTTTGTATAATAATGTGTTTGCTCTAATCCCCCCACAATTCCAAAGTCCAAACAGGTGTCCTGGGAGtctctgcataaaaataacacgtAAAAGTGCATGGTCCCCATCCACAGTGCACCCGCTAATTCACCAGAGGCTTCATCAGTCATGTCATTTCTTTACTGTGTGCAGATTCTCATCGGAGAGCTGTGTGCCTTCTTCACCAAGGCAGAGGGAACCCAGGAGAAGACCATTGTCACAGCAGACTGCTGCTACTTCAATCCCCTGCTGAGGCGCATAATACGCTTCCTAGGTGAATACACTTTTTTGTGGTATGCAGCTGCTCTGCTCTTTAAAGGCGTGCAAAGGGCTGCTTTGTgtctatttttgtgtgtgtgtgtatatgtgtgtgtgtgtgtggggtgggtgggggggggtgtcaggCAGTGTGGGAGACAAGATGAAAAGAAAGGGGTGAATTATAAGAGTGTGACCTGCTACACTGAAGAGCATGCACGTGTAGTTGTTAATTGGATGTTAAACTGCAATATAATCTTGGAGCCAAGATATTCAGAATGAAGACACTTGTGAATATTAAGTAGTTTGCAAATTTGCATATTGAGCTGAATCAGCTGAGGTTAAGGCATCTGTTGCAATTTCACACCTCAGCTAATAATGATGTGTTAGGGCTATTTTAAGGaaaatttgttgtgtttttccattttttcctcaCCATTATGCTGTCATTTTTTGACACAACCctttttaactattttttttttcttctcaagcTTATGTATATTTTAACATTTCCTTCCTGTCTGTCACCACCttcacaaaaaaattacaccttttctttgtcttttctccTTCTGTCTTTTGTCTCCTACTCAGGTGTCTATGCCTTTGGCCTGTTCACCACCACCATCTTCGCCAATGCTGGCCAGGTAGTGACAGGAAACCAGACGCCTCACTTCCTGTCCGCCTGCCGACCAAACTACACAGCACTAGGCTGCCAGTCCACCATGCAGTACATTACAGAGCGCCGCGCCTGCACAGGAAACCCTTTGATTGTCATGTCTGCTCGTAAATCCTTCCCATCTAAAGATGCAGCGCTCAGTGTCTACTCTGCAGTGTACACAGTGGTAAGTGAGGGTGCTCCTcgtgtctttgtaaatgtaagctgCTAAGAGTCACTGAAATCCAGCTGACTCTATTCTTCCTTAGATGCTTAGATAAACATTTTCTGAGTGATACCTACTTGTATGGCCCTGCCCGTGTGTACCCTACTGTGTGTTCCGCTGCAGATGTACGTGACGTTGGTGTTCAAGACCAAAGGCACAAGGCTGACCAAGCCCACCATCAGCCTCACACTGCTCTGTCTGGCCATGTTGGTGGGCGTGGTCAGGGTGGCTGAGTACCGTAACCACTGGGCAGACGTCCTGGCAGGATTCTTCACTGGAGCAGCCATCGCAGTGTTTTTGGTGAGGAAAAAAggggattagattagattagattagattagattagattagattagattttattgcaGCAGAGAGATCATGCATTATACATCGCCATATTTCATTGTTCTAGCTAGTTACACTGTAAGTTTTTTAATTAATCTTTGCCATCATTCCATACCACTATTTCATTAGAATGAACTGATGTTGTGCATATAGGTCACTAAAcataacatgaaaacaaaaacactttaatACATTGCCATGGCTGTCAACTTGATTTCTGCCTTTTGTTGTTATGAAAATGACTCCCATCATCCCATGCTATTTCACAACACTGTCAAACAATTTCTTCCATTGCCAAAATTACATAATATGTTTTTGATACTAATCCCATACTTCTGAATTGAAAACACTATTTCCTGATCTCTGTTAGAGATGGCTTTGCCAATTCTGTTTGGAGAATGTTCcctggtagagaaataatacatCTGATTAACTCTGGAATTCATTAATGTCTTCCTAAACCATGTATctctcattttgttgttttatgatCAAACACAGAAAATATTTCAAGAGTTGCCTCTCTCTGTGTTGTATTTACAAACTTGAGGAGAATGATGTTTTGTGTTTCTGTAGTTCTGTAACTCTGTAGAATATTGTCAATTTCACTCTTAGGATTGAATTTTTGGCCTAAAGATAGGTGAAACTTAAGAATCAGAATAGTGAACACAAGGATTATTCATCAGAGATTGTCAAGATCATTGTTgttaaataacaacaacaacactatTTGACTGTGGCAGTCATGACAATGTCACATGTACAAATCAAAGACTTAAAAACACCAGAAATCTGTGTGAAACATAAATGTAATTGTGGTTCATTTTTGAGAccatgtgtttttaacttgtgttATTTCTGGACCTCACACATATTTTACACATTGATCAAACTGTGACTCTTTTTCAAAGCAGAGGAGAGAAAACAGAACAGGAGTGTATAAATCTCCTTATGTCTTCTTCCAGGTGACCTGTGTAATAAACAACTTCCAGCAGCTGCAGCCCAGTCCTCCTCTGCCGAGACCCCAGCGCCCTGAGTCCGTGCTGGGCATGCCCATGGTGACGCTGCCCTGTGTGGAGAGTCCACTCGAAAAGTTAAGTGGCCCTCAGGTAAGGGGCGGGGTGGGTGTGTTGAGGCAGGGCTGCACTCGCAAGACAGGAGCTGAGATACACACCCCTTGTCTCTTACCTGAATATGTTGTTCCCACTTTCCCACCACTGGAAAACAACAAATCCCCAAACATGCATGCTCTGAGCCCCACTTGCACCCCAAGTCCAGACAAAAACACCAAAGTGAATCCTTTAATCCTCTCTTGTTGTCTGATAAGTCTTATTCCTGCTGTTGTAGTATTTCAGCCAGAGGACTGAGCAcattctagtgtgtgtgtgtgtgtgtgtgtgtgtgtgtgtgtgtgtgtgtgtgtgtgtgtgtgtgtgtgtgtgtgtgtgtgtgtgtgtgtgtgtttttgctcaGGGGAAAGGCACTTCCTTACTCCTAAACTCTGCTGTTTTACACATGTCCTTGTTAACAGGGATTTAGGGAGTCATTTACCTATTAGAGGTGAGTCAGCAGTTTGGCTGACACACTTGAGATGTAATTTACCAGCCTGATACAATGCAAAGCAGTTAGCAGGAGGAAAACCAAGACTTCAGCTAATGCTAgaagaaaaaacagtaaaaagtctGTATTGCAAGCATAGATTTTTTTTGAGAGAGATTATCATGAGAATActcaaaatgcagttttactcaCAAAATATTAATATGAATTATGAGTTCCTAAAAACACTGAATATTTTGTTATAAAATTCCTTCTCCACCTTTGAGGCTTTAATAGCCTGGATCAATGTTTTAGTCACTTTTTGTCAAAATGCCAATTTGATAGGTTAATTCTAGTTTGCAGTCAGTTTAAATATCCCTGAAATAATCCCAAATATTAGAtattaaagcactgtttttgaatTTGGTCACATTGATGAATTCATGATTGATGTGAATAGACGTCTCATACATGTTTAAAGAGGTCACATCATGAGAGTGTATCAGGCCTGATCTACACAACATTAAATATTTGAAAGCAACACAAAATTACCAAAAGCTTGTAcattatgtaaatattttgaaCTTTCACCTTGTGCCtgtatgttttatttatcttCACATAAATACAGACAAATTCATTGTAACCTGACAGAGAAAAGTTGCAAATTAATGCTTGAAAAGTCACCCCAGTGATGGTAAATGTAGTGTTTAATATTGAAAAATAAGGTGGGATAATCCCAGACTCTGCATTTATCGTCCCCAGTCTAGtcagtgtcaaacatacggcccgtgggccaaaaccagccagtCCAAACCAGCCCTTGCAATTCAtttctacgagtgcttttctagaaaagacagtgcagacatctgccaaggcagatcagtgcccccccgacccccaccccccatcaccaccaaaatttaattatttgttccttgtcccagtatcaacatttcctgaaattttcatccaaatccggggcacttatctgccttggcggaggtcagcgctctccgagtgcttctagtttcattctaaaacatagaggaaagctTGAAGTTCACATTATTTCTATATGATCTTATAATTATTTACTGGTCGTACCCACTTAAGATCATGCTGGGCtctatgtggctcctgaactaaaatgagtttgacaccccttctaTAAACAAAACCTAAAGTATGACGATTTTAACTTTCCTCATTCTGTGAATTCTCCTAAAATGCAGTGTTTTCTACTAAGATTCTAAGTTGTGGAGTATGTAAGAAGATGTCTTGCATCCTGTGTGTTCTGTCACTGTCGCTAACCCTCACCTGATGCCTCTTTTCCTCTGTCTCCCACCTTGCCTTTCTCCTCTCAATCTGCTCCCTTGTCCCTCACTCTCCACCAGCATCCTGCactctcctccacctccccccCTTACAACACCTACGTTCAACCATTCTGAAATCCAACCTTAAATCTTTCTCCGGCTGTCCTTCGTCACTTTAATTTTTGTTCTTGTCCgtgcatctcctcctcctcccgccCTCACACACATTGCTCTTGATTATTCTTTTCTTTACTTctctgttctttctttctctctctctctctctcaccccgtcctctctctctttctcactcctCTCTTTCCCCTGCAGACTCCGAGTGGATCTCCGTTCACCGAGATCACATGACCATC
This region includes:
- the plppr2a gene encoding phospholipid phosphatase-related protein type 2a isoform X3 translates to MAVDEKPGVKSSSSIVPCFLFVELVIMAGTVLLAYYFEYTDTFPVHIQGFFCYDKTFSKPYPGPDDTSKIPPVLIYSLVTAIPTLTILIGELCAFFTKAEGTQEKTIVTADCCYFNPLLRRIIRFLGVYAFGLFTTTIFANAGQVVTGNQTPHFLSACRPNYTALGCQSTMQYITERRACTGNPLIVMSARKSFPSKDAALSVYSAVYTVMYVTLVFKTKGTRLTKPTISLTLLCLAMLVGVVRVAEYRNHWADVLAGFFTGAAIAVFLVTCVINNFQQLQPSPPLPRPQRPESVLGMPMVTLPCVESPLEKLSGPQTPSGSPFTEIT
- the plppr2a gene encoding phospholipid phosphatase-related protein type 2a isoform X4, with the protein product MFYFQLVIMAGTVLLAYYFEYTDTFPVHIQGFFCYDKTFSKPYPGPDDTSKIPPVLIYSLVTAIPTLTILIGELCAFFTKAEGTQEKTIVTADCCYFNPLLRRIIRFLGVYAFGLFTTTIFANAGQVVTGNQTPHFLSACRPNYTALGCQSTMQYITERRACTGNPLIVMSARKSFPSKDAALSVYSAVYTVMYVTLVFKTKGTRLTKPTISLTLLCLAMLVGVVRVAEYRNHWADVLAGFFTGAAIAVFLVTCVINNFQQLQPSPPLPRPQRPESVLGMPMVTLPCVESPLEKLSGPQHPALSSTSPPYNTYVQPF
- the plppr2a gene encoding phospholipid phosphatase-related protein type 2a isoform X1 yields the protein MAVDEKPGVKSSSSIVPCFLFVELVIMAGTVLLAYYFEYTDTFPVHIQGFFCYDKTFSKPYPGPDDTSKIPPVLIYSLVTAIPTLTILIGELCAFFTKAEGTQEKTIVTADCCYFNPLLRRIIRFLGVYAFGLFTTTIFANAGQVVTGNQTPHFLSACRPNYTALGCQSTMQYITERRACTGNPLIVMSARKSFPSKDAALSVYSAVYTVMYVTLVFKTKGTRLTKPTISLTLLCLAMLVGVVRVAEYRNHWADVLAGFFTGAAIAVFLVTCVINNFQQLQPSPPLPRPQRPESVLGMPMVTLPCVESPLEKLRVDLRSPRSHDHQPYRFPATPDVLIPSRSISSEV
- the plppr2a gene encoding phospholipid phosphatase-related protein type 2a isoform X2: MAVDEKPGVKSSSSIVPCFLFVELVIMAGTVLLAYYFEYTDTFPVHIQGFFCYDKTFSKPYPGPDDTSKIPPVLIYSLVTAIPTLTILIGELCAFFTKAEGTQEKTIVTADCCYFNPLLRRIIRFLGVYAFGLFTTTIFANAGQVVTGNQTPHFLSACRPNYTALGCQSTMQYITERRACTGNPLIVMSARKSFPSKDAALSVYSAVYTVMYVTLVFKTKGTRLTKPTISLTLLCLAMLVGVVRVAEYRNHWADVLAGFFTGAAIAVFLVTCVINNFQQLQPSPPLPRPQRPESVLGMPMVTLPCVESPLEKLSGPQHPALSSTSPPYNTYVQPF